A part of Tachysurus vachellii isolate PV-2020 chromosome 4, HZAU_Pvac_v1, whole genome shotgun sequence genomic DNA contains:
- the baz2ba gene encoding bromodomain adjacent to zinc finger domain protein 2B isoform X9: MESGERLASPSSTPVSVHTSSSSSSSSVSPASNAKSSLNHGATASLAACGPLFGVTGSEPPFSVTSVTSVPSAFPVMAHPAFGLLSPATARPEFGGLGALGVTAALAAHPQLGAFTEWWRAAEAHGRSTAAFFPPFLGLPPLFAPPLQNHEAMPFTSKTLSKSSQGPKGVNGALNGSVVSPSTTKGSASVSSSPALNTSVEKPRARKATHHSNSTGELQEKPSQKTKEKKPHKKQTEGSGMSDSESGSSLDSDIEGVSSSDLDDLGEEDDDDDDDEQSKDSEESDSEKEPQKKKKTKVAASSLRPSKKEHSRAAEWDLQAGNGPADSCPKTSTQHVSKSRDRFAQPTSVIQSIGLAVNAKPLALIGQSQHDSSPQHLGSSSPRPLPIASHQPLPLSLCSSPKPLSVPSPPKPLPLSSSPKPPPLSPSPRAWGSAHKSHDSLSSRKLLESSLSHIANYRLKPSLLVHDPEFPLQLKKHQDLYKAAKSSRVVSSTSSSSSSSSILPHKSTSGRTKPPAAQTVASSPSLMLTQTLLGLVPTNGAIQSSTQDTPLALTTKPRSDLPVNLSTGGRKDMSVPAPLPTPLPALVPASALPARPRTSRKNKTPRALEAAKNVSQKHLVKSLADLFHHGAEEQETPGKKDSDESGEDDDEDEDDDMDDEEEDEEDEDDSLSESDSNSDSELNGSERKNMDTTETETDGERTPMKLGKNLPLLTSAAVNYNLPDCSPLNLQVIKPSGVATPTIVSGSGALTYHSSPSSSYSVGTSPGSGKRKRVMNEDDLKTPLEMGWRRETRIKSSGGRLQGDVAYYAPCGKRLRQYPDVVKYLSRYGITDITRDNFSFSAKIRVGDFYEAREGPQGLQWCPLSEDEVIPRIRAMEGRRGRPPNAERQHGAGNSEGSGSRRRKGRPPNVGHTEFPSPSEAKLLRKLEAQEIARQAAQMKLMRKLEKQALARAAKEARKQQAIMAAEERRKQKEQIKILKQQEKIKRIQQIRMEKELRAQQILEAKRKKREEAANAKILEAEKRLKEREMRRQQAVILKHQELERHRLDMVWERERRRQHVMLMKAVEARKKAEERERLKQEKRDEKRLNKERKLELRRLELEMLREMKKPNEDMCLTDHKPLPEYSHIAGLVLPGQVFADCLMVVQFLRSFGKVLGIEQSEVPTLGVLQEGLLNLGNSMGQVQDLLVRLLSSAVCDPGLPPGHRAKSILGDHLTNVGLNRDNVSEVLQQFMEAHCAQTEMADMTLSLKTKAFQAHTPSQKASVLAFLVNELACSKSVVSEIDKSLDQMNVLRKDECIVEGKLKKMKNIHAKRTGKREVVGGDEPQSTGTPSAGHKRKRKAADSDDDDDEDDDSDEAADEEDEDDEEEVKKAKKVETCDEDEGDQATSVEELEKQIDKLTKQQNLIRRKLFESSHALRSMSYGQDRYRRRYWVLPQCGGVFIEGVESGEGPEELEKERERLRNFEPVRIKEEPQEEEEEEEEEAQAEEAQEQLEVQTEAQVKQEEEQRAAKEVKQEEEKPCSSPNKLQEKDEQPLDSCPLMEPPNPPGDLTSLCCTPDSSMVIVTAATTSASSPTHSTSKPTVLCSTPVDSVPLVAQFGATVPQFSVPLSLQHHHLLANDQLLRVLTERSGHWFSLLPRSPCDDSSLVQSTTPLRSSAQTNNTQPRSPPAPSGSPHQHLQPPSASSSPLDAAHDGLGNLTVSPLQVKPGGALLPLPMCGWSGGMISPNLPMCSSPMPVCPLTEGNASPLLAPSVSTSKSGSPAPPGEKLPSAPSPAIDLPRNHDQPQPQPIPENMLMGWWKMMDMEELQAVMKTLHSRGIRERALHKQVQKSMELISQTFNKNKEVAVMEVSELDEGQVSVETLQDWCVEEQAMETDIALLQQVEELERRVSSASLQVKGWMHPEPQSEREDLLYYEHKPLPKVCPGAESQEERSSEKGLRRQPSNPLDIAVMRLAELERHIERRGEEEIAPGMKLWRKALSEVRNSSQLAMCLQQLQKSIAWERSIMKVYCQICRKGDNEDLLLLCDGCDKGCHTYCHKPKINAIPEGDWYCPACISKASNQTPKNKKPQSRVQSGGGGKKSSETAKKNKKQQEACEEDEAGGGSSTSTSSPKKTSVASSQAKKSSPAPPSAKLESPSCVKRAKTARDNNRDLGLCRILLAELERHQDAWPFLTPVNLKSVPGYRKVIKKPMDFSTIREKLVSSQYQNLETFIIDVNLVFDNCEKFNEDNSDIGRAGHNMRKFFEKRWTELLKQTN, translated from the exons ATGGAGTCTGGAGAGCGACTGGCTTCGCCTTCCTCCACCCCGGTCTCCGTACACACCagctcatcttcatcctcatcctccgtGTCCCCAGCCTCCAACGCCAAGAGCAGCCTGAACCACGGAGCCACAGCCTCACTCGCCGCCTGCg GTCCTCTGTTCGGGGTGACAGGAAGCGAGCCGCCCTTCAGCGTGACCTCTGTGACCTCGGTGCCCAGTGCCTTCCCTGTGATGGCGCACCCTGCCTTCGGCCTGCTCTCCCCCGCCACGGCTCGCCCCGAGTTCGGCGGTCTCGGAGCACTAGGGGTCACGGCAGCCCTCGCGGCACACCCCCAACTAGGGGCTTTCACAG AGTGGTGGCGAGCAGCCGAAGCCCACGGGCGGAGTACAGCGGCCTTCTTCCCTCCTTTCCTAGGCCTGCCCCCGCTGTTTGCCCCTCCCCTTCAGAACCACGAGGCCATGCCCTTCACGTCCAAAACCCTGAGCAAAAGCAGCCAGGGTCCGAAAG GTGTTAATGGAGCCCTGAACGGCAGCGTGGTCTCTCCGTCCACGACCAAAGGCAGCGCGTCCGTGTCGTCCTCGCCTGCTCTCAACACCTCGGTGGAAAAACCTCGCGCTCGCAAGGCCACTCATCACAGCAACAGCACAGGAGAGCTCCAAGAGAAACCCTCgcagaaaacaaaagagaag aaaccacataagaaacagacagagggcTCCGGCATGAGCGACAGCGAATCAGGATCGTCGCTGGACAGCGACATCGAGGGGGTCAGCAGCAGCGACCTGGACGACCTCGGCGAGGaggacgacgacgacgacgacgacgagcAGAGCAAAGACAGCGAAGAATCCGACTCCGAGAAAGAaccacagaagaaaaagaaaacgaaG GTCGCGGCCTCGAGCCTGCGGCCGAGCAAGAAGGAACATTCCAGAGCTGCCGAGTGGGACCTTCAGGCCGGCAACGGCCCGGCGGATTCCTGCCCCAAGACCTCAACACAACACGTTTCCAAATCCAGAGACAGATTCGCACAACCGACCAGCGTCATCCAGTCCATTGGCCTCGCCGTTAACGCCAAGCCGCTGGCTCTGATTGGCCAATCGCAGCACGACTCTTCTCCTCAGCACCTCGGTTCCTCCTCACCCCGACCCCTCCCCATCGCTTCTCATCAGCCACTCCCACTTTCTCTTTGCTCCTCCCCTAaacctctctctgtcccttctCCTCCCAAACCCCTCCCTCTGTCGTCCTCCCCTAAACCACCTCCTCTGAGCCCCTCCCCCAGAGCATGGGGCTCCGCCCACAAGTCTCATGACTCTCTGAGCAGCAGGAAGCTGTTGGAGAGCTCGCTGTCCCACATCGCCAACTACAGACTGAAACCG tctTTACTTGTACACGACCCGGAGTTCCCACTTCAGCTCAAGAAGCATCAGGACCTTTACAAGGCCGCGAAGAGTTCCAGGGTAGTGTCTtccacctcttcttcctcctcctcttcttccatCCTCCCTCACAAATCCACGTCGGGTCGTACCAAGCCTCCGGCCGCTCAAACCGTGGCCTCGTCTCCGAGCCTCATGCTCACTCAGACTCTCCTGGGCCTGGTCCCCACCAACGGCGCCATCCAGAGCTCCACGCAGGACACCCCGCTAGCGCTCACCACCAAGCCTCGTTCCGACCTGCCCGTCAACCTCAGCACCGGCGGCAGGAAGGACATGTCTGTGCCCGCTCCTTTACCCACCCCGCTGCCCGCTCTAGTACCCGCGTCCGCCCTGCCAGCTCGACCTCGCACCTCTCGCAAAAACAAGACGCCCAGAGCCCTCGAGGCCGCCAAGAACGTTTCCCAGAAGCACTTGGTGAAGTCCCTCGCGGATCTCTTTCACCACGGAGCGGAAGAGCAGGAGACTCCGGGCAAGAAGGACTCGGACGAGTCGGGCGAGGATGACGATGAAGACGAGGACGATGACATGGACGAcgaagaggaggatgaggaggatgaggatgacaGTCTTTCAG AATCCGACAGTAACTCGGACAGCGAGCTGAACGGCTCGGAAAGGAAGAACATGGACACGACCGAGACCGAGACGGACGGCGAGAGGACGCCGATGAAGCTCGGCAAAAACCTGCCACTGCTCACCTCAGCTGCCGTCAACTACAACCTGCCGGACTGCTCGCCGCTCAACCTCCAAGTCATCAAGCCCTCCGGCGTGGCCACGCCCACCATCGTGAGCGGCTCCGGCGCCTTGACCTATCACAGCTCGCCTTCCTCGTCATATTCCGTCGGCACGTCTCCAG GATCTGGAAAGAGGAAGCGTGTGATGAACGAGGATGATCTAAAGACTCCTTTAGAAATGGG CTGGCGGAGAGAGACCAGGATCAAATCGTCCGGAGGTCGTCTCCAAGGAGACGTGGCGTATTACGCGCCCTGCGGCAAGCGCCTGCGGCAGTACCCCGACGTGGTGAAG TATCTATCCAGATACGGAATAACTGACATCACACGCGATAATTTTAGCTTCAGTGCAAAAATAAGGGTTGGTGACTTCTATGAAGCCAGAGAAGGACCCCAG GGATTGCAGTGGTGTCCACTGAGCGAGGACGAGGTCATACCACGGATCAGAGCCATGGAGGGCCGTAGGGGTCGGCCGCCGAACGCCGAGCGCCAACACGGCGCCGGCAACAGCGAGGGCTCCGGATCACGCCGCAGGAAGGGCCGTCCCCCCAACGTGGGCCACACCGAGTTCCCCAGCCCCTCTGAGGCCAAGCTGCTTCGCAAACTGGAGGCTCAGG AAATCGCCCGTCAGGCTGCGCAGATGAAGCTGATGAGGAAGCTGGAGAAGCAGGCGCTCGCACGGGCGGCTAAAGAAGCTCGCAAACAGCAAG ccATCATGGCTgcagaggagagaaggaaaCAGAAGGAGCAAATCAAGATCCTCAAGCAGCAG GAAAAGATAAAGCGCATTCAGCAAATCCGGATGGAGAAGGAGCTCCGTGCACAGCAGATTCTCGAG GCGAAGCGGAAAAAGCGGGAGGAGGCTGCCAATGCCAAAATATTGGAGGCGGAAAAGCGTCTAAAG gagagagagatgagacgGCAGCAGGCTGTTATACTGAAGCACCAG gagttGGAGAGGCATAGACTAGATATGGTATGG gagagggagaggaggaggcaGCACGTAATGCTGATGAAGGCTGTGGAAGCTCGCAAAAAAGCTGAG gAGCGCGAACGCCTCAAGCAGGAGAAGCGCGACGAGAAGCGGCTCAACAAAGAACGCAAGCTGGAGCTGCGCCGCCTCGAACTGGAAATGCTGCGAGAGATGAAGAAGCCCAACGAGGACATGTGCTTAACTGACCACAAG cctctacCAGAGTATTCCCATATTGCTGGTCTGGTGCTGCCGGGGCAGGTGTTTGCAGACTGCCTGATGGTGGTGCAATTCCTGCGCAGCTTTGGGAAGGTTTTGGGTATAGAGCAGAGTGAGGTTCCTACACTGGGTGTGCTGCAGGAGGGTCTTCTCAACCTGGGCAACAGCATGGGGCAGGTGCAGGACCTGCTGGTGCGCCTGCTCTCCTCGGCTGTGTGTGACCCGGGACTGCCCCCAGGGCACAGG GCCAAGTCCATCCTGGGTGATCACCTGACCAACGTGGGTCTGAACCGGGACAACGTGTCGGAGGTTCTGCAGCAGTTCATGGAGGCTCACTGCGCTCAGACGGAGATGGCCGACATGACCCTGAGCCTGAAGACCAAGGCCTTCCAAGCTCACACGCCATCGCAGAAAGCCTCGGTGCTCGCCTTCCTGGTCAATGAGCTGGCCTGCAGCAAGAGTGTGGTCag TGAGATTGACAAGAGTCTGGACCAAATGAACGTGCTGAGGAAAGACGAGTGTATTGTGGAGGGAAAGCTGAAAAA GATGAAGAACATTCACGCGAAGCGCACGGGGAAGCGAGAAGTCGTCGGGGGAGACGAGCCTCAGTCGACGGGGACGCCGAGCGCCGGACACAAGCGAAAGAGAAAGGCGGCCGACagcgacgacgacgacgacgaagACGACGACAGCGACGAGGCCGCAGACGAAGAGGACGAGGACGACgaagaagaggtgaagaaggcgAAGAAGGTAGAGACGTGCGACGAG GATGAAGGAGATCAAGCCACGAGCGTAGAAGAGCTGGAGAAACAGATTGACAAATTAACAAag CAGCAGAATCTGATCAGACGGAAGCTGTTCGAATCGTCTCACGCTTTGCGCTCCATGAGTTACGGACAGGATCGCTACCGCCGTCGCTATTGGGTTCTCCCACAGTGCGGAGGAGTCTTCATCGAGGGAGTGGAGAGTGgagaag GTCCCGAGGAGCTCGAGAAGGAGCGAGAGCGGCTTCGCAACTTCGAGCCGGTGAGGATCAAGGAGGAGCcgcaggaagaggaggaggaggaggaagaggaggcacAGGCCGAGGAGGCGCAGGAGCAGCTAGAAGTGCAGACGGAGGCTCAGGTGAAGCAGGAGGAAGAGCAGCGTGCAGCAAAGGAGGTGAAACAGGAAGAGGAGAAGCCCTGCTCGTCGCCAAACAAGCTCCAGGAGAAGGACGAGCAACCGTTAGACTCCTGTCCTCTTATGGAGCCTCCAAACCCACCCGGTGACCTCACGTCCCTTTGCTGTACCCCTGACAGCAGCATGGTGATCGTCACCGCGGCAACCACATCAGCATCATCTCCAACTCATTCTACCTCCAAGCCTACTGTACTGTGCAGCACTCCTGTGGACTCCGTACCTCTCGTGGCTCAGTTTGGTGCGACTGTTCCACAATTTAGTGTTCCTCTGTCTCTGCAGCATCATCACCTCCTGGCTAACGATCAGCTCCTGCGCGTTTTAACAGAGCGCAGCGGCCATTGGTTCAGCCTCCTGCCTCGTTCCCCCTGCGACGACTCTTCCCTCGTCCAGTCCACCACACCGCTGCGCTCCTCAGCTCAGACTAACAACACCCAGCCCAGGAGCCCTCCTGCTCCATCCGGCTCCCCTCACCAGCACCTCCAACCTCCTTCTGCCTCCAGCAGCCCTCTGGACGCTGCTCACGACGGCCTGGGAAACCTCACCGTCTCGCCTCTGCAG GTAAAACCCGGTGGTGCCCTGCTGCCTTTGCCCATGTGTGGATGGTCAGGTGGTATGATCAGTCCAAACCTGCCAATGTGCAGCAGCCCTATGCCCGTTTGCCCGCTCACTGAGGGCAATGCCAGTCCTCTGCTGGCCCCCAGCGTCTCCACCAGCAAAAGCGGCTCTCCTGCGCCCCCTGGGGAAAAACTGCCCTCTGCACCATCACCTGCTATAGATCTGCCACGAAACCATGACCAGCCACAGCCACAGCCCATTCCAgaaa acaTGCTGATGGGCTGGTGGAAGATGATGGACATGGAGGAACTGCAGGCCGTGATGAAGACTCTTCACAGCAGAGGCATCAGAGAGCGAGCGCTGCACAAACAGGTCCAGAAATCCATGGAGCTCATCTCACAGACCTTCAACAAGAACAAGGAGG TAGCTGTAATGGAGGTGTCGGAGCTGGACGAGGGCCAGGTTTCCGTGGAGACGCTACAGGACTGGTGCGTGGAGGAGCAGGCGATGGAGACGGACATCGCCTTACTACAGCAGGTAGAGGAGCTCGAACGCAGGGTCTCTTCTGCCAGCCTGCAggtcaag GGCTGGATGCACCCAGAGCCCCAGTCGGAGAGAGAGGACCTTCTGTATTACGAGCACAAGCCCCTGCCCAAGGTCTGCCCTGGGGCGGAGTCACAGGAGGAGCGGAGCTCGGAGAAAGGCCTGAGACGGCAGCCCAGCAACCCGCTGGACATCGCCGTGATGCGCCTGGCCGAGCTGGAGCGCCACATCGAGAGAAG GGGTGAGGAGGAGATCGCTCCAGGGATGAAGTTGTGGAGGAAGGCACTGAGCGAGGTGAGGAACTCGTCACAGCTGGCCATGTGCCTGCAACAGCTGCAGAAGTCCATCGCCTGGGAGAGATCCATCATGAaagtg tactgcCAGATCTGCCGTAAGGGGGATAATGAGGACTTACTGCTGCTGTGCGATGGCTGTGATAAAGGATGTCACACCTACTGCCACAAGCCCAAGATCAACGCCATCCCTGAGGGAGACTGGTACTGCCCTGCTTGCATCTCCAAG GCGAGCAACCAGACCCCTAAGAACAAGAAACCTCAGAGTCGCGTGCAGTCCGGTGGAGGGGGCAAGAAATCGTCAGAGACGgccaagaagaacaagaagcaGCAGGAGGCGTGCGAGGAAGACGAGGCGGGTGGAGGcagcagcaccagcaccagcagccCAAAGAAAACATCCGTGGCTTCCAGCCAAGCGAAAAAAAGCTCACCCGCTCCTCCATCTGCCAAACTGGAGAGTCCGTCCTGCGTGAAGCGAGCCAAAACGGCCAGAGACAACAACCGTGACCTGGGGCTCTGCAG GATTCTCTTGGCTGAACTGGAGCGGCATCAGGACGCCTGGCCCTTCCTCACACCAGTCAACCTCAAATCGGTCCCCGGGTACCGGAAAGTCATCAAAAAGCCCATGGACTTCTCCACCATTCGCGAGAAGCTTGTCAGCAGCCA gtaccAGAACCTCGAGACGTTCATCATCGACGTCAACCTGGTGTTTGACAACTGCGAGAAGTTCAACGAGGACAACTCGGACATCGGCCGCGCCGGACACAACATGAGGAAGTTCTTTGAGAAGAGGTGGACCGAGCTGTTGAAGCAGACTAACTGA